From a region of the Myxococcus fulvus genome:
- a CDS encoding CHAP domain-containing protein: MRWLTLMGMLSMLATGCATPSGRLEPWLDSYAVRYHSASPPAFPRESLSTPVATAPPEKKPAPAKAKTPARATASRPAKGKPATTKVSTQGARPVSADAREKVLAAARSVVGKPQVTFDGRKYPSDCTGLIEGVYAQAGLSFRGTLKPGDNGVTALYRYARANGRVYEDGRPVPGDLVFFHETYDQNRDGRRNDGLTHVGIVDSVDAQGTVTVIHRVNRGVVRYRMNLARPHLPRDPKTGEVLNDLLRHPGPNKAPVLTGQLFAAYGSVLPASVPAKKKPAPIPVALR; this comes from the coding sequence ATGCGGTGGCTCACGCTGATGGGAATGCTCTCGATGCTCGCGACGGGCTGCGCCACCCCGTCCGGCCGGCTGGAGCCCTGGCTGGACTCGTACGCGGTCCGCTACCACTCGGCCTCGCCGCCGGCCTTCCCTCGCGAGTCGCTCTCCACGCCCGTGGCGACGGCGCCACCCGAGAAGAAGCCCGCGCCGGCCAAGGCGAAGACGCCCGCGCGCGCCACCGCGTCCCGGCCCGCGAAGGGCAAGCCGGCCACCACGAAGGTGAGCACCCAGGGCGCGCGCCCCGTCTCGGCCGATGCGCGCGAGAAGGTCCTGGCCGCGGCGCGCTCGGTGGTGGGCAAGCCGCAGGTGACGTTCGACGGGCGCAAGTACCCGTCCGACTGCACGGGCCTCATCGAGGGTGTCTACGCCCAGGCGGGCCTGTCCTTCCGGGGGACGCTCAAGCCGGGGGACAACGGCGTCACCGCGCTGTACCGCTACGCCCGCGCGAACGGCCGCGTGTACGAGGACGGCCGGCCGGTGCCTGGGGACTTGGTGTTCTTCCACGAGACGTATGACCAGAACCGGGACGGCCGCCGCAACGACGGCCTCACCCACGTGGGCATCGTCGACAGCGTGGACGCGCAGGGCACCGTCACCGTCATCCACCGGGTCAACCGGGGCGTGGTGCGCTACCGGATGAACCTGGCGCGCCCCCACCTGCCGAGGGATCCGAAGACGGGCGAGGTGCTCAACGACCTCTTGCGCCACCCCGGCCCGAACAAGGCCCCGGTGCTCACCGGGCAGCTCTTCGCGGCCTACGGCAGCGTGCTCCCCGCGAGCGTCCCGGCGAAGAAGAAGCCCGCGCCCATCCCCGTCGCCCTGCGCTGA
- a CDS encoding HEAT repeat domain-containing protein, with amino-acid sequence MFSLRRALPVLLLATGCLPNPYDRAASTDTVEGYRAFLRENPTHPDGDAAEARLEELEFEEAKRLHTVLAYKRFLEAYPEAPHSRTARTLLEGLRFNAAKEADSVAAWKQFLQEHPDGAQRDEAKRLMLEAESRELATTEDPKRLAEYLREKPDDPRRLQVESRLDAQAFEQAKGSGATKLFAYLKEFPAGVHREEARVLLLGLEVEGLLVSGLVDEAEARVKAHPLGPKLTDFPARLTRARAEQAALAHPDPLVRAAYVGHYLRDLEDLKRSLLAPDALDRWQAAEELGQHVSVRAVDPLLDALRSARNPLIRQNALESLRTVLTSLPRPVAEYEVASRLDALRERASSAEMYLTVAVLLDLSGQLPQASTEYQRAFDSGVPDPVVLRRWVDIREGRKQPFSAAVAARQLAVWALNVARDETVTTEGRVPLASARQLCAAAVNARFAQEAIARARAVSTEFPEDLAEFERRAEEARRLTEARLADAELILREQSPGVRTCADRGVTERLEGGVKERTAALATVSTKLPQVGKVLLELARERDPSAQVREAASARLTAHKPVP; translated from the coding sequence ATGTTTTCACTCCGCCGAGCCCTCCCCGTCCTCCTGCTGGCCACCGGGTGCCTGCCCAATCCGTATGACCGCGCCGCCAGCACGGACACCGTGGAGGGCTATCGCGCCTTCCTGCGGGAGAACCCGACGCACCCGGATGGTGACGCCGCCGAGGCCCGGCTGGAGGAGCTGGAGTTCGAGGAGGCGAAGCGGCTGCACACGGTGCTCGCCTACAAGCGCTTCCTGGAGGCGTACCCGGAGGCGCCGCACTCGCGCACCGCGAGGACGCTGCTGGAAGGCCTGCGCTTCAACGCCGCGAAGGAGGCCGACTCCGTGGCCGCCTGGAAGCAGTTCCTCCAGGAGCACCCGGACGGCGCCCAGCGCGACGAGGCGAAGCGGCTGATGCTGGAGGCGGAGTCGCGCGAGCTGGCGACGACGGAGGACCCGAAGCGGCTGGCCGAGTACCTGCGCGAGAAGCCGGATGATCCCCGCCGGCTCCAGGTCGAGTCGCGGCTGGACGCGCAGGCCTTCGAGCAGGCGAAGGGCTCCGGCGCGACGAAGCTGTTCGCCTACCTGAAGGAGTTCCCCGCCGGCGTGCACCGCGAGGAGGCGCGCGTCCTGCTCCTGGGGCTGGAGGTGGAGGGGCTGCTCGTCTCCGGTCTGGTGGACGAGGCCGAGGCGCGGGTGAAGGCGCATCCGCTGGGCCCGAAGCTCACGGACTTCCCCGCGCGACTGACGCGTGCCCGGGCCGAGCAGGCCGCGCTGGCGCATCCGGATCCGCTCGTCCGCGCCGCGTACGTGGGCCACTACCTGCGTGACCTGGAGGACCTGAAGCGCTCGCTGTTGGCACCGGACGCGCTGGACCGCTGGCAGGCGGCGGAGGAGCTGGGGCAGCACGTCTCCGTGCGCGCGGTGGACCCGCTCCTGGACGCGCTGCGCTCGGCGCGCAACCCGTTGATCCGCCAGAACGCGCTGGAGTCGCTGCGCACGGTGCTCACCTCGCTGCCGCGCCCGGTGGCGGAGTACGAGGTGGCCTCCCGGCTGGATGCCCTGCGCGAGCGGGCCAGCAGCGCGGAGATGTACCTCACCGTGGCCGTCCTCCTGGACCTCTCCGGACAGCTGCCGCAGGCCTCCACCGAGTACCAGCGCGCCTTCGACTCGGGCGTGCCGGACCCCGTGGTGCTGCGCCGCTGGGTGGACATCCGCGAGGGGCGCAAGCAGCCCTTCTCCGCCGCGGTGGCCGCGCGGCAGCTCGCGGTGTGGGCGCTGAACGTGGCCCGCGACGAGACGGTGACGACGGAGGGCCGCGTGCCCCTGGCCTCGGCGCGCCAGCTGTGCGCGGCGGCCGTCAACGCGCGCTTCGCCCAGGAGGCCATCGCCCGCGCGCGCGCCGTCTCCACCGAGTTCCCCGAGGACCTGGCCGAGTTCGAGCGCCGCGCCGAGGAGGCCCGTCGCCTCACCGAAGCCCGGCTGGCCGACGCGGAGCTGATCCTCCGGGAGCAGTCCCCCGGGGTGCGCACCTGCGCGGACCGCGGCGTCACCGAGCGGCTGGAGGGTGGGGTGAAGGAGCGCACCGCCGCCCTGGCCACGGTGAGCACGAAGCTGCCCCAGGTGGGGAAGGTGCTGCTGGAGCTGGCCCGGGAGAGGGATCCCTCCGCCCAGGTCCGCGAGGCGGCCTCGGCGCGGCTGACGGCGCACAAGCCCGTGCCGTGA